Proteins encoded together in one Micromonospora kangleipakensis window:
- a CDS encoding alpha/beta hydrolase: MTEPAPPHRRPEEENPRHGRLHARPAPPVARGATGLTPLTAPDGRPPALLYAPAGDGPYRVVVLLHGAGGTAQQGLDLLLPLADAHRLLLLAPQATASSWDLIVEGFGPDVARIDELLGTVFGAYPVTEVAVGGFSDGASYALSLGLTNGDLVDAVLAFSPGFAAPLVTHGRPRAFVSHGTDDRVLPVDVCSRRLVPRLHSLGYPVEYAEFAGGHEVPAEIRQRAVAWLAG, from the coding sequence GTGACGGAGCCCGCGCCGCCGCACCGGCGACCGGAGGAGGAGAACCCGCGGCACGGCCGGCTCCACGCGCGGCCGGCCCCGCCGGTGGCCCGGGGCGCCACCGGCCTGACCCCGTTGACCGCACCGGACGGCCGCCCGCCCGCGCTGCTGTACGCCCCGGCCGGCGACGGGCCGTACCGGGTGGTGGTGCTGCTGCACGGGGCCGGCGGAACGGCCCAGCAGGGGCTCGACCTGCTGCTCCCGCTCGCCGACGCGCACCGGCTGCTGCTGCTCGCCCCGCAGGCCACGGCGAGCAGCTGGGACCTGATCGTCGAGGGGTTCGGCCCCGACGTGGCCCGGATCGACGAGCTGCTCGGCACGGTGTTCGGGGCGTACCCGGTGACGGAGGTGGCCGTCGGCGGCTTCTCCGACGGGGCGTCGTACGCCCTCTCTCTGGGCCTGACCAACGGCGACCTGGTCGACGCGGTGCTGGCCTTCTCCCCCGGCTTCGCCGCGCCGCTGGTGACCCACGGCCGGCCGCGCGCCTTCGTCTCGCACGGCACCGACGACCGGGTGCTGCCGGTGGACGTGTGCAGCCGGCGGCTGGTCCCCCGGCTGCACTCCCTCGGCTACCCGGTGGAGTACGCCGAGTTCGCCGGCGGCCACGAGGTGCCGGCGGAGATCCGGCAGCGGGCGGTGGCCTGGCTCGCCGGCTGA
- a CDS encoding FUSC family protein: MTGATGPGRPWALPSGSGRRTMGGFDPAAEEAAMARKGWFPEAAGRLRRGWLPVVEATLAATVAWVLATRLVGHPQPFFAPAAALIVLGQARGQRMRRAVEVLLGVAAGVLVADLVVQALGPRTTWTVFTVILLTVALAVAIGASSVSVVQAAVSALYLVVVAPPTESLIPFRFVDALIGGAVAVVASQLVDARRPLAPLVAEFRQTFQELAGLLDEIAAALDRGDEAAALAALDRARHADAGVERLRGAVLAAGEALRLNLRRRRHIGRLRSVEGSIRQIDYAVRNVRVLARAAVTLVRGPAPAPPDLGAAVRTLAEAVRAAGDALAADLGGQDGVADRHAERADAAALAAVRVAGRLFTPGQTLPLAMIIGQVRATAIDLLRGVGVDDDATVLGRVDAAVTGPA, encoded by the coding sequence GTGACCGGCGCCACCGGCCCGGGGCGGCCCTGGGCGCTGCCGTCCGGGTCGGGCCGGCGCACCATGGGTGGGTTCGACCCGGCGGCGGAGGAGGCGGCGATGGCACGCAAGGGCTGGTTCCCGGAGGCCGCGGGGCGGCTGCGGCGGGGCTGGCTGCCGGTGGTGGAGGCCACCCTCGCGGCGACCGTCGCCTGGGTCCTGGCCACCCGGCTGGTCGGCCACCCGCAGCCGTTCTTCGCCCCGGCCGCCGCGCTGATCGTGCTCGGCCAGGCCCGGGGCCAGCGGATGCGCCGGGCCGTGGAGGTGCTGCTCGGGGTGGCCGCCGGGGTGCTCGTCGCCGACCTGGTCGTCCAGGCGCTCGGTCCGCGTACCACGTGGACGGTCTTCACCGTCATCCTGCTGACCGTCGCCCTGGCGGTGGCGATCGGCGCCAGCTCGGTCTCCGTCGTGCAGGCCGCCGTCTCGGCGCTCTACCTGGTGGTGGTCGCGCCGCCGACCGAGTCGCTGATCCCGTTCCGGTTCGTCGACGCGCTGATCGGCGGCGCGGTGGCCGTCGTGGCGAGCCAGCTCGTCGACGCCCGCCGGCCGCTCGCGCCGCTGGTCGCCGAGTTCCGGCAGACCTTCCAGGAGCTGGCCGGGCTCCTCGACGAGATCGCGGCGGCCCTCGACCGGGGCGACGAGGCGGCCGCCCTGGCCGCGCTGGACCGGGCCCGGCACGCCGACGCCGGGGTGGAGCGGCTGCGCGGCGCGGTGCTCGCCGCCGGTGAGGCGCTGCGGCTCAACCTGCGGCGACGCCGCCACATCGGCCGGCTCCGCTCGGTGGAGGGCTCGATCCGGCAGATCGACTACGCGGTCCGCAACGTGCGGGTGCTCGCCCGGGCCGCGGTCACCCTGGTCCGGGGACCGGCGCCTGCGCCGCCCGACCTGGGCGCCGCCGTCCGCACCCTGGCCGAGGCGGTCCGGGCGGCCGGCGACGCGCTCGCCGCCGACCTGGGCGGGCAGGACGGCGTCGCCGACCGGCACGCCGAGCGGGCCGACGCGGCGGCGCTGGCGGCCGTCCGGGTCGCCGGGCGGCTCTTCACCCCCGGCCAGACCCTCCCGCTCGCCATGATCATCGGGCAGGTCCGGGCCACCGCGATCGACCTGCTCCGCGGGGTGGGCGTGGACGACGACGCCACCGTGCTGGGCCGGGTGGACGCCGCGGTCACCGGACCCGCCTGA
- a CDS encoding AraC family transcriptional regulator, translated as MDPLTALLDGPRARGAFLLRSLLDPPFALRIEDRAPLTVVAVVRGSTWVVPDEGDPVPVRPGDVTVLRGPDAYTVADDPATPPQVVIHPGQRSTTLYGEPLTETTGLGVRTWGTGRPGSTVLLTGTYPQAGEVSRRLLTALPAALTVRAEESPTPLVGVLAEEVVRDSPGQAAVLDRLLDLVLITALRTWFDRPGAAPAWYAAAGDPVVGPALRLLRNDPARPWTVARLAAEVGVSRAALARRFTELVGEPPMTFLTGWRLALAADLLREPDATLAAVARRVGYGSPFALSTAFRRERGVSPRAHRERSTVA; from the coding sequence ATGGATCCGCTCACCGCGCTGCTCGACGGCCCGCGGGCGCGCGGCGCGTTCCTGCTCCGGTCGCTGCTCGATCCGCCGTTCGCGCTCCGCATCGAGGACCGGGCACCGCTGACCGTGGTCGCGGTGGTGCGCGGCTCGACCTGGGTCGTCCCCGACGAGGGCGATCCGGTGCCGGTGCGGCCCGGTGACGTGACGGTGCTGCGCGGGCCGGACGCGTACACGGTGGCCGACGACCCGGCCACGCCGCCGCAGGTGGTGATCCATCCAGGGCAGCGCAGCACCACTCTGTACGGCGAGCCGCTCACCGAGACGACGGGGCTCGGGGTGCGCACCTGGGGCACCGGGCGGCCGGGGTCGACCGTGCTGCTGACCGGGACGTACCCGCAAGCCGGCGAGGTCAGCCGGCGGCTGCTCACCGCCCTGCCGGCCGCGCTGACGGTCCGCGCCGAGGAGTCGCCGACGCCGTTGGTGGGGGTGCTGGCGGAGGAGGTCGTGCGGGACTCCCCCGGCCAGGCCGCGGTCCTCGACCGCCTGCTCGACCTGGTGCTGATCACCGCGCTGCGCACCTGGTTCGACCGCCCCGGCGCCGCTCCCGCCTGGTACGCGGCGGCCGGCGACCCGGTGGTCGGCCCGGCGCTGCGGCTGCTGCGCAACGACCCGGCCCGGCCCTGGACGGTGGCCCGGCTGGCCGCCGAGGTCGGGGTGTCCCGGGCCGCCCTGGCCCGCCGCTTCACCGAACTGGTCGGCGAGCCGCCGATGACGTTTCTCACCGGCTGGCGGCTGGCTCTCGCCGCCGACCTGCTCCGCGAGCCGGACGCGACGCTCGCCGCGGTGGCCCGCCGGGTCGGTTACGGCAGCCCGTTCGCGCTGAGCACGGCGTTCCGGCGGGAACGCGGGGTGAGCCCGCGCGCCCACCGGGAGCGGTCCACGGTGGCCTGA
- a CDS encoding NUDIX hydrolase, whose translation MHPIACVLLVDRAGRLLLQLRDAHAPHHPNVWGLPGGHWEPGETIDETAVRELWEETGLRPDGELRLFATQELPEIDRVKHYFCGATRAGQRDVVLGEGAAIVFTAPDELLDGRPYTPGTAELLTRFLSSPEYARLAAAD comes from the coding sequence ATGCACCCGATCGCCTGCGTCCTGCTGGTCGACCGCGCCGGGCGGCTGCTGCTCCAGCTCCGCGACGCGCACGCCCCGCACCATCCGAACGTCTGGGGCCTGCCCGGCGGGCACTGGGAGCCCGGGGAGACCATCGACGAGACGGCCGTCCGGGAGCTGTGGGAGGAGACCGGGCTGCGCCCCGACGGGGAGCTGCGGCTCTTCGCGACGCAGGAGCTGCCCGAGATCGACCGGGTCAAGCACTACTTCTGCGGCGCGACCCGGGCCGGCCAGCGGGACGTGGTGCTCGGCGAGGGCGCGGCGATCGTCTTCACCGCCCCGGACGAGCTCCTCGACGGCCGGCCGTACACCCCGGGCACGGCGGAGCTGCTCACCCGCTTCCTGAGCTCCCCGGAGTACGCCCGCCTCGCCGCCGCCGACTGA
- a CDS encoding nitroreductase/quinone reductase family protein, which yields MPATGDPHRAGIWRRHARWMYRGGRPNALARLLNGLSARQYAAGLAPGHWVTLEVPGRRTGRVVSVPLVVADHDGGRYLVAMLGERANWVANVRAAGGRAVLRHGRREPVRLVEVAVADRPPILRRHLALAPGARPHVPVDRHAPPADFARVAAGFPVFRILPDTPSGAGRAD from the coding sequence ATGCCCGCGACGGGTGACCCGCACCGCGCCGGGATCTGGCGCCGGCACGCGCGGTGGATGTACCGGGGCGGCCGGCCGAACGCCCTGGCCCGGCTGTTGAACGGCCTCTCGGCGCGGCAGTACGCGGCCGGGCTGGCGCCCGGGCACTGGGTGACGCTGGAGGTGCCGGGCCGGCGTACCGGCCGGGTGGTCTCCGTGCCCCTGGTGGTGGCGGACCACGACGGCGGGCGGTACCTGGTGGCGATGCTCGGCGAGCGGGCCAACTGGGTGGCCAACGTCCGGGCGGCCGGTGGTCGGGCGGTGCTGCGGCACGGCCGGCGGGAGCCGGTCCGGCTGGTGGAGGTGGCGGTGGCCGACCGGCCGCCAATCCTGCGCCGGCACCTGGCACTCGCCCCCGGCGCCCGACCGCACGTGCCGGTGGACCGGCACGCCCCGCCGGCCGACTTCGCCCGGGTCGCCGCCGGCTTCCCGGTCTTCCGGATCCTGCCGGACACCCCGTCCGGCGCGGGTCGGGCCGACTGA
- a CDS encoding cupin domain-containing protein — translation MTTTAPVHVRATEATVLADGPTSLITLLADADVTGGALTANRATLHRGSPGAPPHLHTSAAESFFVLDGVLDVLVGEEITTLRRGDLLVVPAGTRHAFAPAAGESADVLVFFTPGIVRFDYYRLLERVYRGEADPAEIGASGERYDNRYVDSPVWRARG, via the coding sequence ATGACCACCACCGCACCCGTGCACGTCCGGGCGACCGAGGCCACCGTCCTCGCCGACGGGCCGACCAGCCTGATCACCCTGCTCGCCGACGCCGACGTGACCGGCGGCGCGCTGACCGCCAACCGGGCCACCCTGCACCGCGGCTCCCCGGGCGCCCCGCCCCACCTGCACACCAGCGCGGCCGAGAGCTTCTTCGTCCTCGACGGCGTGCTCGACGTGCTGGTCGGCGAGGAGATCACCACCCTGCGCCGCGGCGACCTGCTGGTCGTGCCGGCGGGCACCCGGCACGCCTTCGCCCCGGCCGCCGGCGAGTCCGCCGACGTGCTGGTGTTCTTCACCCCGGGCATCGTGCGCTTCGACTACTACCGGCTGCTGGAGCGGGTGTACCGGGGCGAGGCCGACCCGGCCGAGATCGGCGCGAGCGGCGAACGCTACGACAACCGCTACGTCGACAGCCCCGTCTGGCGCGCCCGGGGCTGA
- a CDS encoding RrF2 family transcriptional regulator, producing the protein MKLSEGVEWALHSCLNLAWLPPGRAVSATRLAAFYELPAAYLNKQLQALVRAGLLASTSGPRGGFRLARAPEEITLLDVVTAIEGPEEAFRCEQILRQGPGGSPDVDYRQACLISQAMRRADLAWRRELAGQTLAELKAAVERRYPDTPGNTRGRFAEMFS; encoded by the coding sequence ATGAAGTTGAGCGAGGGGGTCGAGTGGGCCCTGCACAGCTGCCTCAACCTGGCCTGGCTGCCGCCGGGGCGGGCGGTGTCGGCGACCCGGCTGGCGGCCTTCTACGAGCTGCCCGCCGCGTACCTGAACAAGCAGTTACAGGCCCTGGTCCGGGCCGGGCTGCTCGCCTCCACCTCCGGGCCGCGCGGCGGCTTCCGGCTGGCCCGCGCCCCCGAGGAGATCACCCTGCTCGACGTGGTCACCGCCATCGAGGGGCCGGAGGAGGCGTTCCGCTGCGAGCAGATCCTCCGCCAGGGGCCGGGCGGCAGCCCGGACGTCGACTACCGGCAGGCCTGCCTGATCTCCCAGGCCATGCGCCGGGCCGACCTGGCCTGGCGGCGGGAGCTCGCCGGGCAGACCCTCGCCGAGCTGAAGGCGGCGGTCGAGCGCCGCTACCCCGACACCCCCGGCAACACCCGCGGTCGCTTCGCCGAGATGTTCTCCTGA
- a CDS encoding MFS transporter, which translates to MSRRLLLLLALTCGVAVGNVYFPQTISPLVAAGLHVSPDSAALVATAVQFGYAAGIFLLVPLGDRFPHRPLLVALLGLTGVELFAASIAPALPLLVGASALVGVTTVVAPIIGPLAAGLTADGRRGVVSGTLLSGSIGGMLLSRAVAGTIGDRWGWRAPYLLAAASALLIAVVMARVLPTARPPSGHQYPALLAEPLRLLRTEPDLRRSGFYQAAVFGGFSAVWTGIALLLTGPTYGLGAPALGMLALVNAGTMLCTPVAGRQVDRWGTDAVNLVCLLGVIASAAVLALGALGGMVGLAALVLGTLLLDVGMQSGMVANQVRIYALRPEVRSRLNTAYMTCAYLGGGVGSWLGARAHAHFGWLGVCVVLALLAAAALVRHLTSTSAARARLVGIGERASGERSGRDLAPAILDK; encoded by the coding sequence GTGAGCCGTCGGCTGCTGCTGCTCCTCGCCCTCACCTGCGGGGTGGCCGTCGGAAACGTCTACTTTCCGCAGACCATCAGCCCGCTGGTCGCCGCCGGTCTGCACGTCAGCCCCGACTCGGCCGCCCTGGTGGCGACGGCGGTGCAGTTCGGTTACGCCGCCGGGATCTTCCTGCTGGTGCCGCTCGGCGACCGGTTCCCGCACCGCCCGCTGCTCGTCGCCCTGCTCGGCCTCACCGGGGTGGAGCTGTTCGCCGCGAGCATCGCACCCGCGCTGCCGCTGCTGGTCGGCGCGAGCGCCCTCGTCGGGGTGACCACCGTGGTCGCGCCGATCATCGGTCCGCTGGCCGCCGGCCTGACCGCCGACGGCCGGCGTGGGGTGGTCAGCGGCACGCTGCTGAGCGGCTCGATCGGTGGCATGCTCCTTTCCCGCGCCGTCGCCGGAACCATCGGCGACCGGTGGGGATGGCGGGCCCCGTACCTCCTGGCCGCGGCATCCGCGCTGCTCATCGCGGTGGTCATGGCCCGCGTCCTGCCGACGGCACGACCGCCGTCCGGGCACCAGTACCCGGCGCTGCTGGCCGAACCGTTGCGGCTGCTGCGGACCGAGCCCGACCTGCGCCGCTCCGGGTTCTACCAGGCGGCCGTCTTCGGCGGTTTCTCGGCGGTGTGGACCGGGATCGCGCTGCTGCTGACCGGCCCGACGTACGGCCTGGGCGCGCCGGCGCTCGGCATGCTCGCCCTGGTCAACGCGGGGACCATGCTCTGCACCCCGGTCGCGGGACGCCAGGTGGACCGGTGGGGGACCGACGCGGTCAACCTGGTCTGCCTGCTCGGGGTCATCGCCTCGGCGGCCGTCCTCGCGCTCGGCGCGCTCGGCGGGATGGTGGGTCTGGCGGCCCTGGTGCTGGGCACGCTGCTGCTCGATGTCGGCATGCAGTCCGGCATGGTCGCCAACCAGGTGCGGATCTACGCCCTGCGCCCCGAGGTCCGGAGCAGACTCAACACCGCCTACATGACCTGCGCCTACCTGGGGGGTGGCGTGGGTTCCTGGCTCGGCGCCCGGGCCCACGCCCACTTCGGTTGGCTGGGTGTGTGCGTGGTGCTGGCGTTGCTCGCCGCGGCAGCCCTGGTCCGCCACCTGACGTCGACCTCCGCAGCCCGGGCCCGGCTGGTCGGGATCGGCGAACGGGCGTCCGGGGAGCGGTCCGGCCGGGATCTTGCGCCGGCTATTCTGGACAAGTAA
- a CDS encoding SDR family NAD(P)-dependent oxidoreductase, with amino-acid sequence MTHQVNLTGQAGRPGTAIVTGAARGIGAAVARRLARDGLAVGVLDLSEQDCAGTVEAITAAGGSALAIGADVAHEAAVTTAVARIAAELGPPTVLVNNAGVGPRADLVEMTTEQWDRVTDVNLRGPFLVTRAVCPHMIDAGWGRIVNMSSISAVGDAARVDYGSAKAGLIGFTKSLARQLGRHGITANAIAPGFVVSDMTRASARHLGLDFAEFQRRAAESIPVGRVGRPEDVAHTASYLVSVEAGFVSVQVVYVAGGPVD; translated from the coding sequence ATGACACACCAGGTGAACCTGACCGGCCAGGCCGGTCGGCCGGGCACGGCGATCGTCACGGGTGCGGCACGCGGCATCGGCGCCGCGGTGGCCCGGCGTCTGGCCCGGGACGGCCTCGCGGTCGGGGTGCTCGACCTGAGCGAGCAGGACTGCGCCGGAACCGTCGAGGCCATCACCGCCGCCGGTGGATCGGCGCTGGCGATCGGTGCCGACGTCGCCCACGAGGCCGCGGTGACCACCGCCGTAGCGCGGATCGCGGCCGAGCTGGGGCCGCCCACGGTGCTCGTCAACAACGCCGGGGTCGGTCCGCGTGCCGACCTGGTGGAGATGACCACCGAGCAGTGGGACCGGGTCACGGACGTCAACCTGCGCGGGCCGTTCCTGGTCACCCGGGCCGTCTGCCCGCACATGATCGACGCCGGCTGGGGACGCATCGTCAACATGTCGAGCATCTCCGCGGTCGGCGACGCCGCTCGCGTCGACTACGGCAGCGCGAAGGCCGGGCTGATCGGCTTCACCAAGTCGCTCGCCCGCCAGCTCGGGCGGCACGGCATCACCGCCAACGCCATCGCGCCCGGCTTCGTGGTGAGCGACATGACCCGGGCCTCCGCCCGGCACCTCGGCCTCGACTTCGCCGAGTTCCAGCGCCGCGCGGCGGAGTCCATCCCGGTCGGCCGGGTGGGCCGGCCCGAGGACGTCGCGCACACCGCGTCGTACCTGGTGAGCGTCGAGGCGGGGTTCGTCTCCGTCCAGGTCGTCTACGTGGCCGGCGGGCCGGTGGACTGA